A region from the Tahibacter amnicola genome encodes:
- a CDS encoding MBL fold metallo-hydrolase, translating into MLRLSALALALLPLMAQADNPETLTERSNTRAREVLDATVAAMGGAEAIRGVKGVRLTLEGETWPRMQMPTPEAPFEAGRSKEVLLLDLAGNRLNLETSNSGAGFEAHNRTVLKNGEGTNYDYRARVATPIPVAQSSQQQLVQYQRRLPNLILRQALDRQNSLRYLGEDTYAGAPHDVITFVMPDTQQVAVYVDSKTKLISKYELAFTDPLAGEEASEVLFGDYVDNGNVKVPRRWEFRQAGEAVSRFDAKVEINPAITDASFEVAAEGFTKAQPVPNELPQRVEKLGEGVYVFHNGAGQNQNTLAVAFKDYVLAVEAPGSSGGAENVMRQIKETIPGKPIRYVVMTHHHGDHIGGLRGFIAEGATVVTTKGNRNVVETMAKAPQNDRLGKSPRAPEFLFVEKGRRVITDGEQTVELIDVGPHPHAREMLVAYLPKHRVLFQGDLFFIPNNDAPVGPPQEGTLAFARFLKDKKLKVDKIAAVHGRTVTIEEFTQATENATKSASR; encoded by the coding sequence ATGTTGCGTCTCTCTGCTCTGGCCCTGGCGCTGTTGCCGTTGATGGCCCAGGCCGACAATCCGGAAACCCTGACGGAGCGTTCCAACACGCGGGCACGCGAGGTGCTGGATGCCACGGTCGCCGCGATGGGCGGTGCGGAGGCGATCCGGGGCGTAAAAGGGGTACGCCTGACCCTGGAAGGCGAAACCTGGCCGCGCATGCAGATGCCGACGCCGGAAGCACCGTTCGAGGCGGGCCGGTCCAAGGAAGTCCTGTTGCTGGATCTGGCCGGTAATCGTCTGAATCTTGAAACCAGCAACAGCGGTGCGGGCTTCGAGGCACATAACCGCACGGTGCTCAAGAACGGCGAGGGCACGAACTACGACTACCGTGCCCGCGTGGCGACGCCAATTCCCGTGGCGCAATCCAGCCAGCAGCAATTGGTGCAGTACCAGCGCCGGCTGCCCAATCTGATTCTGCGCCAGGCGCTGGACCGCCAGAACTCGCTGCGCTATCTGGGCGAGGATACCTACGCGGGTGCGCCGCATGACGTCATCACCTTCGTGATGCCGGATACGCAGCAGGTGGCTGTCTATGTCGACAGCAAGACCAAGTTGATCTCGAAGTACGAGCTGGCTTTCACCGATCCGCTGGCGGGTGAAGAGGCGTCGGAAGTGCTGTTCGGTGATTACGTCGACAATGGCAACGTGAAAGTGCCGCGCCGGTGGGAATTCCGGCAGGCTGGCGAGGCCGTGTCCCGATTCGATGCCAAGGTTGAAATCAATCCGGCGATCACCGACGCCTCATTCGAGGTCGCCGCAGAGGGATTCACCAAGGCGCAACCGGTGCCCAACGAGCTGCCACAACGCGTGGAAAAGCTCGGTGAAGGCGTCTATGTCTTCCACAATGGTGCGGGCCAGAACCAGAACACGCTCGCCGTGGCGTTCAAGGACTACGTGCTTGCCGTCGAGGCGCCGGGTTCCAGTGGCGGTGCGGAAAACGTGATGCGCCAGATCAAGGAAACCATCCCGGGAAAGCCTATTCGTTACGTGGTCATGACGCATCATCACGGTGATCACATCGGTGGGCTGCGGGGTTTCATTGCGGAAGGCGCCACGGTGGTGACGACCAAGGGCAACCGCAACGTGGTCGAGACCATGGCCAAGGCACCGCAGAACGATCGCCTCGGCAAATCACCGCGTGCACCGGAATTCCTTTTCGTCGAGAAGGGCCGCCGCGTCATCACCGATGGCGAGCAGACCGTCGAACTGATCGACGTCGGTCCGCATCCGCACGCGCGTGAGATGCTGGTTGCTTACCTGCCCAAGCACCGCGTCCTGTTCCAGGGGGATCTCTTCTTCATCCCCAACAACGACGCGCCGGTCGGCCCGCCGCAGGAAGGCACGCTCGCCTTTGCCCGGTTCCTCAAGGACAAGAAGCTGAAAGTGGACAAGATCGCCGCCGTGCACGGTCGCACCGTCACGATCGAGGAGTTCACGCAGGCGACGGAAAACGCGACGAAGTCGGCGTCGCGCTAA
- a CDS encoding group II truncated hemoglobin has protein sequence MQNSAVPTLYEWLGGMEPLLRLTARFYERVKDDALLAPVFAHMDASHPQHVAAFLAEVLGGPKSYSAHHGGHAHMVRQHLDRHLTQAHRRQWVSLLLSTADELGLPDDPEFRSALVGYLEWGSRLAVINSQGDAVVDPDAPMPQWGWGEVKGPYAGG, from the coding sequence ATGCAGAACTCCGCGGTCCCTACGCTCTATGAGTGGCTTGGCGGCATGGAACCGCTGCTACGCTTGACTGCGCGCTTCTACGAACGCGTCAAGGACGATGCGTTGCTGGCCCCCGTCTTTGCCCACATGGATGCGAGCCATCCGCAGCACGTAGCGGCCTTCCTGGCCGAGGTGCTGGGTGGTCCAAAATCCTACTCGGCGCACCACGGTGGTCATGCGCACATGGTCCGCCAGCACCTGGACCGCCACCTCACGCAGGCGCACCGCCGCCAATGGGTTTCGCTGCTGCTGTCGACCGCCGACGAACTCGGCCTGCCGGACGACCCGGAGTTCCGATCAGCCCTGGTCGGCTACCTTGAATGGGGCTCGCGCCTGGCGGTCATCAACTCGCAGGGCGATGCGGTCGTGGATCCGGATGCACCGATGCCGCAGTGGGGCTGGGGCGAAGTGAAAGGGCCCTATGCCGGCGGTTGA
- a CDS encoding pentapeptide repeat-containing protein has protein sequence MKIAFTALLLLPALANAQSIEIKGDQVEITAPGTHISTSAAGASVSAGTTRIDSRDASANVTTDAAKVRAGANGSTTVRATSKAAPGTSSVQTTTKRDATGNHSVTTVVTGNAVNHASGGATSVQSIGEETVVETDTGDSVTTTHVSTRNGVQIRSTASTTSAQGSSEVSYVNGELDGTNFSGRKLASVAFTNASLIAADFRNADLQGADLTNADFTRAQLQGANLRHADITNTEFSDAVLDGALWVDGRTCGSNSRGVCR, from the coding sequence ATGAAAATCGCATTCACCGCGTTGTTGCTGTTGCCCGCCCTCGCCAATGCCCAGAGCATCGAAATCAAGGGCGACCAGGTCGAGATAACCGCCCCCGGCACGCATATCAGCACCTCTGCCGCAGGCGCCAGCGTCAGCGCCGGCACGACCCGGATCGACAGTCGCGATGCGTCAGCCAACGTCACTACGGACGCCGCGAAGGTCCGCGCCGGAGCGAATGGAAGCACCACGGTACGTGCAACGTCGAAAGCTGCGCCCGGAACGTCCAGCGTGCAGACCACGACAAAGCGCGATGCCACGGGTAACCACAGTGTGACGACAGTGGTCACCGGCAATGCCGTCAACCATGCCTCCGGCGGCGCAACGTCCGTGCAATCGATCGGCGAGGAGACCGTTGTCGAAACCGATACCGGCGACAGTGTCACCACCACGCACGTATCAACGCGCAACGGCGTGCAGATCCGCTCGACGGCCAGCACCACGTCGGCGCAGGGTTCATCGGAAGTCAGCTACGTCAATGGCGAGCTGGATGGCACGAATTTCTCGGGTCGTAAACTGGCCAGCGTCGCGTTTACCAACGCCTCGCTGATCGCTGCCGATTTCCGCAATGCGGATCTGCAGGGCGCCGACCTGACCAACGCCGATTTCACCCGCGCCCAGCTCCAGGGCGCCAATCTGCGGCATGCGGACATCACCAATACCGAGTTCAGCGACGCTGTGCTTGACGGCGCGTTGTGGGTCGACGGACGCACCTGCGGTTCGAATTCGCGCGGGGTTTGCCGGTAA
- the ubiG gene encoding bifunctional 2-polyprenyl-6-hydroxyphenol methylase/3-demethylubiquinol 3-O-methyltransferase UbiG: MPTIDNTIYDRVADTWWEQDGFMALLRTAVNPPRLAYFTRVLARQSRNTREMRLLDVGCGGGLLAEGFARLGCTVTGIDQSVPSLVAARAHAAASGLSIDYREGTAEQLPFADASFDIVSCCDVLEHVDDVGTVIAEVARVLKPDGVFLFDTINRTLRSYLVAIKLAQDWWPTRMVPRDVHVWRQFIRPDELAAHLNRHGLELGDLKGLAPPAKPLTALRAWIQHKRGRLTFAQMGERLALVESGNLAISYMGFAAKRVTSR, encoded by the coding sequence ATGCCCACAATCGACAACACCATCTATGACCGGGTAGCAGACACCTGGTGGGAGCAGGACGGTTTCATGGCGCTGCTACGCACGGCGGTGAACCCGCCACGCCTGGCCTACTTCACGCGCGTTCTGGCCCGGCAATCGCGAAACACCCGTGAGATGCGCCTGCTGGATGTCGGCTGCGGCGGCGGCCTGCTGGCGGAGGGGTTTGCCCGCCTCGGGTGCACCGTCACCGGGATCGATCAGTCAGTACCCTCGCTGGTCGCGGCGCGGGCGCATGCCGCAGCGAGCGGATTGTCGATCGACTATCGGGAGGGCACTGCCGAGCAACTTCCTTTTGCCGATGCATCATTCGATATCGTCAGTTGTTGCGACGTACTTGAACACGTCGACGACGTCGGCACCGTGATCGCGGAAGTCGCACGCGTCCTGAAACCGGATGGCGTTTTTCTCTTCGATACGATCAACCGCACGCTGCGCAGCTACCTCGTCGCCATCAAGCTGGCGCAGGACTGGTGGCCCACGCGAATGGTGCCGCGTGATGTGCATGTGTGGCGCCAGTTCATTCGGCCAGACGAGCTGGCGGCCCATCTGAACCGGCACGGATTGGAGCTGGGCGATCTCAAGGGCCTGGCGCCACCGGCGAAGCCGCTCACCGCGCTACGTGCATGGATCCAGCACAAGCGCGGTCGCTTGACCTTTGCGCAGATGGGCGAACGGTTGGCCCTTGTCGAGAGCGGCAACCTGGCGATCTCGTATATGGGATTTGCAGCAAAGCGTGTGACGAGCCGCTAG
- a CDS encoding DUF393 domain-containing protein, which yields MQTNETSDAVWLVYDDECPICRAYCRRVRITRAAGALYLVDARQPGALMDEITAAGLDIDQGMVLKVRGALYYGADAIRVLTLMSTPSGWFNRMAYLLFGSARRAGIAYPAGKAFRNLLLKGLGISYVNNLGRTNPFSGVSR from the coding sequence ATGCAAACGAATGAAACAAGCGACGCTGTCTGGCTCGTTTATGATGACGAATGCCCGATCTGCCGGGCCTATTGCCGTCGGGTGCGCATCACGCGGGCGGCCGGAGCGCTGTATCTGGTTGACGCCCGGCAACCAGGCGCGCTGATGGATGAAATCACCGCCGCGGGCCTGGACATCGACCAGGGCATGGTGCTGAAGGTGCGCGGGGCGCTGTACTACGGGGCCGACGCTATCCGCGTGTTGACCTTGATGAGCACTCCGTCTGGCTGGTTCAACCGGATGGCTTATCTGTTGTTTGGCTCTGCACGGCGGGCGGGTATTGCATATCCGGCGGGGAAAGCGTTTCGGAATCTCCTGCTGAAAGGGCTGGGTATTTCCTACGTCAACAATCTCGGACGCACCAACCCGTTTTCCGGGGTGTCCCGCTGA